In Nocardia sputorum, a single genomic region encodes these proteins:
- a CDS encoding GNAT family N-acetyltransferase yields MTTRPWRVQPLAAEYVHSLAECHIDCWREAYRGLVPAHVLDAFDVARRAEQWERDRVRYPGRTHVAIVDDVVIGFSSAGPPGDADAVTPLELHALYVRSAWHGSGVADDLIRAALDPAAPCSLWVFEQNARAQAFYRKHGFVLDGTRKVEVFTAAMEVRMVRTPTMHADRAAVGTR; encoded by the coding sequence GTGACGACGCGTCCGTGGCGGGTCCAGCCATTGGCCGCCGAGTACGTCCACAGCCTCGCCGAATGCCACATCGACTGCTGGCGCGAGGCGTATCGGGGGCTGGTTCCCGCGCACGTGCTCGACGCGTTCGACGTCGCGCGGCGGGCCGAACAGTGGGAGCGCGACCGGGTGCGCTATCCGGGCCGCACGCACGTCGCGATCGTCGACGACGTCGTGATCGGATTCTCCAGCGCGGGTCCGCCCGGCGACGCGGACGCGGTGACCCCGCTCGAACTGCACGCCCTCTATGTGCGTTCCGCCTGGCACGGCAGCGGAGTCGCCGACGACTTGATTCGCGCCGCGCTCGATCCGGCCGCTCCGTGCTCGCTGTGGGTGTTCGAACAGAACGCGCGCGCCCAGGCGTTCTATCGCAAGCATGGTTTCGTGCTCGACGGCACGCGCAAAGTCGAGGTGTTCACCGCCGCGATGGAGGTGCGCATGGTGCGCACGCCGACGATGCACGCGGATCGCGCGGCGGTGGGAACCCGGTAG
- a CDS encoding alpha/beta fold hydrolase, with protein sequence MSNANNLLEPSRLRLRGSGGLELAADQFGPVDGPLVVFLHGGGQTRHSWKKTGARLGASGMRVVTVDARGHGDSEWAPDRDYRRETMVEDLLLVLEQLGAPAVVVGASMGGITGLLATARPGGQAITALVLVDIVTRPEPEGVARVIDFLGKHRDGFDSIEEAADAVAAYLPHRPRPKSTEGLLRNLRERDGRWYWHWDPDMLSDRVEDPSAMIEPMEDAARALRIPVLLVRGMRSDVVSAEGAEAFQRLVPHAQLVEIGGAAHTAAGDDNDSFTDAVAKFVLATLE encoded by the coding sequence GTGAGTAATGCGAACAATCTTCTCGAACCGTCTCGGCTCCGGCTGCGCGGTTCGGGTGGACTCGAGCTGGCCGCCGATCAGTTCGGCCCCGTCGACGGCCCGCTCGTCGTCTTCCTGCACGGTGGCGGGCAGACCCGGCACTCGTGGAAGAAGACCGGCGCCCGGCTGGGCGCGTCGGGAATGCGGGTGGTCACGGTCGACGCCCGCGGCCACGGTGACAGCGAGTGGGCGCCGGATCGCGACTACCGGCGCGAGACCATGGTCGAGGACCTCCTGCTGGTGCTGGAACAGCTCGGCGCGCCCGCGGTGGTCGTCGGCGCCAGCATGGGGGGCATCACCGGGCTGCTCGCGACCGCGCGGCCCGGCGGGCAGGCGATCACCGCGTTGGTCCTCGTCGACATCGTCACCCGGCCCGAACCGGAAGGGGTCGCCCGGGTGATCGACTTCCTCGGCAAGCATCGCGACGGCTTCGACAGCATCGAGGAGGCGGCCGACGCGGTCGCCGCGTACCTGCCGCACCGCCCGCGGCCGAAGAGCACCGAGGGCTTGCTGCGCAATCTGCGCGAGCGCGACGGTCGGTGGTACTGGCACTGGGATCCGGACATGCTGAGCGACCGGGTCGAGGACCCGTCCGCCATGATCGAGCCGATGGAGGACGCGGCGCGCGCGTTGCGCATCCCGGTGCTGCTGGTCCGCGGCATGCGCTCGGACGTGGTGAGCGCCGAAGGGGCCGAAGCGTTCCAGCGGCTGGTGCCGCACGCCCAACTGGTGGAGATCGGCGGCGCCGCGCACACCGCGGCCGGTGACGACAACGACTCGTTCACCGACGCGGTGGCGAAATTCGTCCTCGCGACGCTGGAATGA
- a CDS encoding DUF3515 domain-containing protein, whose product MAADSPDRDSAERDEHSEAATGSRKPEGTKDADSADAVPSNAAAPDDDAAADRSDAEESAAADEPDSAPASASAHQYSPALIATAVALPVVLVVAVLVAAVLARRAPVEREPLVLGPVPAPAAEGPACAALLPALPATLGEFTKSTLVEPAPPATRAWQRPDGGTAIVLRCGLDRPLEFNRASPLQIVNGVQWFEVRDQAAAASTWFAVDRGAYIALTVPDGSGPTPLQEVSDTITAQLPAQPIDPGPLPN is encoded by the coding sequence ATGGCGGCGGATTCGCCGGACCGCGATTCGGCGGAGCGGGACGAACACTCGGAAGCCGCGACCGGATCCCGGAAGCCCGAGGGCACGAAGGACGCGGACAGCGCCGACGCAGTTCCCTCGAACGCAGCGGCACCGGACGACGACGCAGCAGCCGACCGGAGCGACGCCGAAGAGTCCGCCGCAGCGGACGAGCCGGACAGCGCGCCCGCATCGGCCTCGGCGCACCAGTACTCGCCCGCCCTCATCGCCACGGCCGTGGCCCTTCCGGTCGTGCTGGTCGTCGCGGTGCTGGTCGCCGCCGTGCTCGCGCGCCGCGCGCCGGTCGAACGCGAACCTCTGGTGCTCGGTCCCGTCCCGGCCCCGGCGGCGGAGGGTCCGGCCTGCGCCGCTCTCCTGCCCGCGCTGCCCGCGACCCTGGGTGAGTTCACCAAGTCGACCCTGGTGGAGCCCGCTCCACCCGCCACGCGCGCGTGGCAGCGCCCCGACGGCGGCACCGCGATCGTCCTGCGCTGCGGGTTGGATCGCCCGCTGGAATTCAACCGCGCTTCACCGCTGCAGATCGTGAACGGCGTGCAGTGGTTCGAGGTCCGTGACCAGGCCGCCGCGGCGAGCACCTGGTTCGCCGTCGACCGGGGCGCCTACATCGCCCTCACCGTCCCCGACGGTTCTGGTCCGACGCCGCTGCAAGAAGTCTCCGACACCATCACCGCCCAACTCCCGGCCCAGCCGATCGACCCTGGGCCGCTGCCCAACTGA
- the rpmB gene encoding 50S ribosomal protein L28, with amino-acid sequence MAAVCDVCAKGPGFGKSVSHSHRRTNRRWNPNIQTVRAQVAPGNTRRMNVCTSCLKAGKVTRG; translated from the coding sequence ATGGCTGCCGTCTGCGACGTCTGCGCCAAGGGCCCCGGCTTCGGGAAGTCGGTCTCGCACTCGCACCGGCGCACCAACCGTCGTTGGAACCCGAACATTCAGACCGTGCGCGCGCAGGTCGCCCCGGGCAACACCCGCCGCATGAACGTGTGCACCTCCTGCCTGAAGGCGGGCAAGGTCACCCGCGGCTGA
- a CDS encoding enoyl-CoA hydratase-related protein encodes MTTSEQAGYVTTVDGVLQITIATSANGTSMDFAGINAGTAALHALGSDVGAVLLRGTGANFCAGGDVRGFAAAQDRSAHIHGLATDLHEFVRALDAVTVPVVAAVQGWAAGAGMSLVCLADIALGGPGTKLRPAYPGIGLSPDGGMSWTLPRVVGRARAREILLTDAVLDAGEAVRLGVLSRLVPDGEIAAEAQRLARALATGPRSTHAGIKSLLRQSESATLSDQLDSERDGIAAAAGSAAGREGVDAFVAKRKPDYAGLA; translated from the coding sequence ATGACCACCAGCGAGCAAGCCGGGTACGTGACCACCGTCGACGGCGTCCTCCAGATCACCATCGCCACGTCCGCCAACGGCACTTCCATGGACTTCGCGGGCATCAACGCGGGCACCGCGGCTCTGCACGCGCTCGGCTCCGACGTGGGCGCGGTGCTGCTGCGTGGCACCGGCGCGAACTTCTGCGCGGGCGGCGACGTGCGCGGTTTCGCCGCGGCGCAGGACCGCTCGGCACACATTCACGGTCTGGCCACCGATCTGCACGAGTTCGTCCGCGCGCTGGACGCGGTCACGGTCCCGGTGGTGGCCGCGGTCCAGGGCTGGGCGGCCGGCGCGGGGATGAGCCTGGTCTGCCTGGCCGACATCGCGCTGGGCGGACCCGGCACCAAGCTGCGCCCGGCCTATCCCGGCATCGGCCTCAGCCCCGACGGGGGCATGTCCTGGACGCTGCCGCGCGTCGTCGGACGGGCACGGGCGCGGGAAATCCTGCTCACCGACGCCGTCCTGGACGCCGGCGAGGCGGTACGCCTCGGTGTGCTGAGCAGGCTGGTCCCCGACGGAGAGATCGCCGCGGAGGCACAGCGACTGGCGCGCGCCCTCGCCACCGGACCGCGTTCGACCCATGCCGGCATCAAGTCGTTGCTGCGGCAGTCGGAGAGCGCGACGCTGAGCGACCAGCTCGACAGCGAACGCGACGGCATCGCCGCGGCCGCGGGCTCCGCCGCCGGTCGCGAGGGCGTGGACGCGTTCGTCGCGAAGCGCAAGCCCGATTACGCCGGGCTCGCCTGA
- the thiL gene encoding thiamine-phosphate kinase codes for MRELGEFALIDRINAGRVQAPGVLLGPGDDAALVAAPDGRFVVTTDMLVQDRHFRLDWSSPEDIGRKAIAQNAADVVAMGATPTAFVVALGCPADTPLAVIDGLADGMWAEAARAGASIAGGDLVRSRELVVSVTAFGDPVGAPITRADARVGDVVAVAGRLGWSAAGLAAFTAGATGPEVAEALAAHRVPQPPYAVVLDALRRVPRADSNVPQAQRISSQTDTTSDSAARGPATVSFDDGASNSPRVTAAESSGSVPPGADREAQTASERRVAGGGTDPGLHALTDVSDGLLADLGHIAAASGVGIDLASAALRDPALDLVAARLDADAAQWILTGGEDHAFAGAWSPDRALPAGWTAIGRVVAGRGLTVDGVAQTGDGGWESFRGADSSADGRPR; via the coding sequence GTGCGTGAACTGGGGGAGTTCGCGCTGATCGACCGTATCAACGCGGGACGGGTGCAGGCGCCCGGTGTGCTGCTCGGCCCCGGCGACGACGCCGCGCTGGTCGCGGCGCCGGACGGCCGGTTCGTGGTGACCACCGACATGCTCGTGCAGGACCGGCATTTCCGGCTGGACTGGTCCAGCCCCGAGGACATCGGCCGCAAGGCGATCGCGCAGAACGCCGCCGACGTGGTGGCCATGGGCGCGACGCCGACCGCGTTCGTCGTCGCGCTCGGCTGCCCGGCCGACACCCCGCTCGCGGTGATCGACGGACTCGCGGACGGCATGTGGGCCGAGGCCGCCAGGGCGGGCGCGTCCATCGCGGGCGGCGACCTGGTCCGCAGCCGTGAACTGGTCGTTTCCGTCACCGCCTTCGGCGATCCGGTCGGCGCGCCGATCACCAGAGCGGATGCGCGCGTGGGCGATGTCGTCGCGGTCGCGGGCCGGCTCGGCTGGTCGGCCGCGGGGCTGGCCGCCTTCACCGCCGGAGCGACCGGACCCGAGGTCGCGGAAGCGCTTGCCGCGCATCGAGTCCCGCAGCCGCCGTACGCCGTCGTCCTGGACGCGCTACGCCGTGTGCCGCGCGCGGACTCGAATGTTCCGCAGGCGCAGCGGATTTCATCGCAGACCGATACCACGTCCGATTCGGCCGCCCGAGGTCCGGCGACGGTCTCCTTCGATGACGGAGCGTCGAATTCGCCCCGGGTGACGGCCGCCGAGTCGTCCGGATCAGTGCCGCCCGGCGCGGACCGGGAAGCGCAAACTGCCTCGGAAAGGCGGGTGGCGGGTGGCGGGACCGATCCCGGACTGCACGCGCTGACCGACGTGTCCGACGGATTGCTCGCTGACCTCGGACACATCGCCGCGGCTTCGGGCGTGGGCATCGACCTGGCTTCGGCCGCCCTGCGCGACCCGGCGCTGGATCTCGTCGCCGCCCGGCTGGACGCCGATGCGGCCCAATGGATCCTGACCGGAGGCGAGGACCATGCCTTCGCGGGCGCATGGTCGCCCGACCGCGCACTACCCGCCGGATGGACCGCGATCGGGCGCGTTGTGGCCGGTCGCGGGCTCACCGTCGACGGCGTCGCCCAGACGGGTGACGGTGGGTGGGAATCGTTCCGTGGGGCGGACTCGTCAGCCGACGGCCGACCACGCTAA
- a CDS encoding uracil-DNA glycosylase, whose amino-acid sequence MGAKPLSEIMDPGWAKALEPVADRISAMGEFLRAENAAGRGYLPSGENVLRAFQRPFEAVRVLVVGQDPYPTPGHPMGLSFSVAPDVSPIPRSLANIFAEYSKDLGHPTPSCGDLSPWSDQGVLMLNRVLTVSPGKPASHRGKGWEAVTDQAIRALVARDEPLVAILWGRDAATLKPQLAESEVPYIESAHPSPLSASRGFFGSRPFSRVNELLDELGAEPVDWRLP is encoded by the coding sequence ATGGGCGCGAAACCACTGTCGGAAATCATGGATCCGGGATGGGCGAAGGCACTCGAGCCGGTGGCGGATCGGATTTCCGCCATGGGCGAATTCCTTCGCGCCGAGAACGCCGCGGGCCGTGGCTACCTGCCGTCCGGTGAGAACGTCCTGCGCGCCTTCCAGCGCCCCTTCGAAGCGGTGCGCGTCCTCGTCGTCGGCCAGGATCCCTACCCGACGCCGGGCCACCCCATGGGTCTCAGTTTCTCCGTGGCGCCGGACGTTTCGCCGATCCCGCGCAGCCTGGCGAACATCTTCGCCGAATACAGCAAGGATCTCGGCCACCCGACGCCGTCCTGCGGGGATCTGAGTCCGTGGTCGGATCAAGGTGTGCTGATGCTGAACCGAGTGCTCACCGTGTCGCCCGGCAAGCCCGCCTCGCATCGGGGCAAGGGATGGGAGGCGGTCACCGATCAGGCGATCCGCGCCCTCGTCGCCCGGGACGAGCCGTTGGTCGCGATCCTGTGGGGCCGCGACGCGGCGACGTTGAAGCCACAGCTGGCCGAATCAGAGGTCCCCTACATCGAGTCCGCGCATCCGTCGCCGCTGTCGGCGTCTCGTGGGTTCTTCGGTTCCCGTCCCTTCTCGCGAGTGAACGAACTACTCGACGAACTGGGGGCCGAACCGGTTGACTGGCGCCTGCCCTGA